A genomic window from Longimicrobiaceae bacterium includes:
- a CDS encoding tetratricopeptide repeat protein, whose amino-acid sequence YVHLRQGRPTEAVEMTEANHARLDEHLPADRHRLHRSVLLYNAAQVYAQNGEHDAALRYLGEAIEMDPSYSEYHNDRGSIYLKLGRLHEAEADYRRAIEMSAPYPEVWFNLGQCLLRAGRAGEAEAAYERAVDLDPARPQAWAALAGLRRAAGRPDAALDAYDTAVAADPVNPFLLANRAALRLELGSIREGLADLDAAVALAPGHPGLLRNRTLARRTYEAVPA is encoded by the coding sequence CTACGTGCACCTGCGCCAGGGGCGCCCCACCGAGGCGGTGGAGATGACCGAGGCCAACCACGCCCGGCTGGACGAGCACCTGCCGGCGGACCGACACCGGCTGCACCGGTCGGTGCTGCTGTACAACGCGGCGCAGGTCTACGCCCAGAACGGCGAGCACGACGCCGCGCTGCGCTACCTGGGCGAAGCGATCGAGATGGACCCCAGCTACTCCGAGTACCACAACGACCGCGGCAGCATCTACCTGAAGCTGGGCCGGCTGCACGAGGCCGAGGCGGACTACCGCCGCGCCATCGAGATGTCGGCGCCGTACCCCGAGGTGTGGTTCAACCTGGGGCAGTGCCTGCTGCGCGCGGGGCGCGCTGGCGAGGCGGAGGCTGCATACGAGCGTGCGGTGGACCTCGATCCCGCCCGCCCGCAGGCGTGGGCCGCGCTCGCCGGGCTGCGGCGCGCGGCGGGACGGCCCGATGCCGCGCTGGACGCCTACGACACGGCCGTGGCGGCAGACCCGGTGAATCCTTTCCTGCTCGCCAACCGCGCCGCGCTGCGCCTGGAGTTGGGCAGCATCCGCGAAGGCCTGGCCGACCTGGATGCCGCCGTTGCGCTGGCGCCCGGCCACCCGGGACTGCTGCGGAACCGCACCCTCGCGCGCCGTACGTACGAAGCCGTCCCGGCCTGA
- a CDS encoding radical SAM protein, with translation MTTSSVMTRSPLDGGTAAAPAAPLAQLSYSRSARWQPSRFNARTVGDDGRLLVWNTLTGAALEFMPEHRDGAVEALSAKELREPLDTYAKHLAARGLLVRDDLDEMAIFRMIFGKQQWRTDKLELILLASEDCNFRCVYCYEKFKNGTMEPGVRQGVRALVEQRAPQLKELAVGWFGGEPLYGWEAIEDLAPFMKATAEKHGIRLGQNMTTNAYLLTEERATRLLEWGCTTYQITVDGKAEEHDCKRVGRDGSPTHAVILDNLRAMAARRDSFKVNLRVNFDQDNFSRLGGFMESLAEDFGGDPRFRLRFRAIGRWGGPNDQDIDTCGVEERRFVKDQLRAQAKSLGLHPEGGIDEVRYPGSQVCYASRPYSFIVGATGKLMKCTIALDEMPENVVGSISPEGVLDVDPQNMSRWVAPHFETDALCQTCYVLPGCQGGACPLTRIKSGTRTCCGTKSNLKREMRFTLEEMQDRREAQARQPMASASMP, from the coding sequence ATGACCACCTCGTCCGTGATGACCCGCTCGCCCTTGGACGGCGGCACCGCCGCCGCGCCCGCCGCTCCGCTGGCGCAGCTCAGCTACAGCCGCTCCGCGCGCTGGCAGCCCTCGCGGTTCAACGCGCGGACCGTGGGCGACGACGGGCGCCTCCTGGTGTGGAACACCCTCACGGGCGCCGCGCTGGAGTTCATGCCCGAGCACCGCGACGGCGCCGTAGAGGCACTTTCCGCCAAGGAGCTTCGCGAACCGCTGGACACCTACGCGAAGCACCTGGCCGCGCGCGGCCTTCTCGTCCGCGACGACCTGGACGAGATGGCGATCTTCCGCATGATCTTCGGCAAGCAGCAGTGGCGCACGGACAAGCTGGAGCTGATCCTCCTGGCCAGCGAGGACTGCAACTTCCGCTGTGTGTACTGCTACGAGAAGTTCAAGAACGGGACGATGGAGCCCGGCGTGCGGCAGGGAGTGCGCGCGCTGGTCGAACAGCGTGCGCCGCAGCTCAAGGAGCTGGCGGTGGGGTGGTTCGGCGGGGAGCCGCTGTACGGCTGGGAGGCGATCGAGGACCTTGCCCCGTTCATGAAGGCCACGGCCGAGAAGCACGGGATCCGCCTCGGCCAGAACATGACCACCAACGCGTACCTGCTCACCGAGGAGCGAGCGACGCGCCTGCTGGAGTGGGGCTGCACCACGTACCAGATCACGGTGGACGGCAAGGCGGAGGAGCACGACTGCAAGCGCGTGGGCCGCGACGGCAGCCCCACCCACGCCGTGATCCTGGACAACCTGCGGGCCATGGCGGCGCGCAGGGACAGCTTCAAGGTCAACCTGCGCGTGAACTTCGACCAGGACAACTTCTCGCGCCTGGGCGGCTTCATGGAATCGCTCGCCGAAGACTTCGGGGGCGACCCGCGGTTCCGGCTGCGGTTCCGCGCCATCGGGCGGTGGGGCGGGCCCAACGACCAGGACATCGACACGTGCGGCGTGGAGGAACGGCGTTTCGTGAAGGACCAGCTGCGCGCGCAGGCCAAGTCCCTGGGCCTGCACCCGGAGGGCGGGATCGACGAGGTGCGGTATCCCGGTTCTCAGGTGTGCTATGCGTCGCGGCCGTACAGCTTCATCGTGGGGGCCACGGGCAAGCTCATGAAGTGCACCATCGCGCTGGACGAGATGCCCGAGAACGTGGTGGGCAGCATCAGCCCCGAAGGCGTGCTGGACGTGGACCCGCAGAACATGTCTCGCTGGGTCGCGCCCCACTTCGAGACCGACGCGCTCTGCCAGACGTGCTACGTGCTGCCCGGCTGCCAGGGCGGCGCCTGCCCGCTGACGCGCATCAAGTCCGGCACGCGCACGTGCTGCGGGACCAAATCCAACCTCAAGCGCGAGATGCGCTTCACCCTCGAAGAGATGCAGGATCGCCGGGAAGCTCAGGCCCGTCAGCCGATGGCTTCTGCATCGATGCCGTGA
- a CDS encoding asparaginase, producing the protein MADVEGGNRAQGRLPRVLFLATGGTISMRIDAESGGAVPRLSGAELLALVPGVEKVADVEVREFGRYPGPHMTVERMWELRAAVLDAQREGFDGVVVTHGTDTIEETAYLLDRSIPADIPVVITGAMRNSSELSWDGPANFMAATEVAASSESRGRGTMVVMDESVVQGSEVVKTHTEEAGTFRSPNWGPLGVTDNGRVLFYRESRRKPALTPDEPQRLVDLVKMVAGADSRLVDASLDSGAQGLVIEAMGRGNVPPAVVPGIQRWIDAGRPVLIASRSHRGRVLDTYAYDGGGHQLREMGAIFADVLTGPQARLELMLALGVFGTDLLGIRAVVEGDRYDV; encoded by the coding sequence GTGGCTGACGTTGAGGGCGGCAACCGGGCGCAGGGAAGGCTGCCGCGCGTCCTCTTCCTGGCGACGGGCGGCACCATCTCCATGCGCATCGATGCGGAAAGCGGGGGTGCGGTCCCGCGGCTCAGCGGCGCCGAGCTGCTGGCGCTGGTGCCCGGCGTGGAGAAGGTCGCCGACGTGGAGGTGCGCGAGTTCGGACGCTACCCGGGCCCGCACATGACCGTGGAGCGCATGTGGGAGCTGCGCGCGGCGGTGCTGGATGCGCAGCGCGAGGGCTTCGACGGCGTGGTGGTCACGCACGGCACCGACACCATCGAGGAGACCGCGTACCTGCTGGACCGGTCGATCCCGGCCGACATTCCGGTGGTCATCACCGGCGCCATGCGGAACTCATCGGAGCTTTCGTGGGACGGCCCGGCCAACTTCATGGCCGCCACCGAGGTCGCCGCCTCGTCCGAGTCGCGCGGCCGCGGGACGATGGTGGTGATGGACGAGAGCGTGGTGCAGGGCAGCGAGGTGGTGAAGACGCACACCGAGGAGGCGGGCACCTTTCGCTCCCCCAATTGGGGCCCGCTGGGCGTGACCGACAACGGCCGCGTGCTCTTCTACCGCGAGAGCCGCCGCAAGCCCGCGCTCACGCCGGACGAGCCGCAGCGGCTGGTCGACCTGGTGAAGATGGTTGCCGGGGCGGACTCGCGGCTGGTGGATGCCAGCCTGGACAGCGGCGCGCAGGGCCTGGTGATCGAGGCGATGGGGCGGGGGAACGTGCCTCCCGCCGTGGTGCCAGGGATCCAGCGCTGGATCGACGCGGGCAGGCCGGTGCTCATCGCCTCGCGGTCGCACCGCGGGCGCGTGCTGGACACCTACGCGTACGACGGCGGCGGCCACCAGCTTCGCGAGATGGGCGCCATCTTCGCCGACGTGCTCACCGGGCCCCAAGCGCGCCTGGAGCTGATGCTCGCGCTCGGCGTCTTCGGCACCGACCTCCTCGGCATCCGCGCCGTCGTAGAAGGCGACCGCTACGACGTCTGA
- a CDS encoding SDR family NAD(P)-dependent oxidoreductase has product MDAGVTLGLAGKRALVTGGSRGVGRATALMLARAGCDVGIGYASRHADAEAVVTELKRFGVRAWAQAADISQEAGCDALFGRCERELGGLDIYVGNAGIWPPDDVPVAEMTEAQWTRTMAANLTSIFYTTRLAARMIGPGGRIVLVSSTAGQRGEAGHADYAASKGAMISLVKSVAVELGPRDVAVNCVAPGWIDTEMVAGALGADRERIEGAIPLRRVASADDVAGPIVFLCSALARHVTGEVLNVNGGSVLCG; this is encoded by the coding sequence ATGGACGCCGGCGTGACGCTGGGCCTGGCGGGCAAGCGCGCGCTGGTCACCGGCGGCTCGCGCGGCGTGGGACGCGCGACCGCGCTCATGCTGGCGCGCGCGGGCTGCGACGTGGGCATCGGCTACGCGAGCCGCCACGCCGACGCGGAAGCCGTCGTCACGGAGCTGAAGCGCTTCGGCGTGCGCGCGTGGGCGCAGGCCGCGGACATCAGCCAGGAAGCGGGGTGCGACGCGCTTTTCGGACGATGCGAGCGGGAGCTCGGCGGGCTGGACATCTACGTGGGCAACGCCGGCATCTGGCCGCCGGACGACGTGCCCGTCGCGGAGATGACGGAGGCGCAGTGGACGCGCACCATGGCCGCGAACCTCACCTCCATCTTCTACACCACGCGGCTGGCGGCGCGGATGATAGGTCCCGGCGGACGCATCGTGCTTGTCTCGTCCACCGCCGGCCAGCGGGGGGAGGCCGGGCACGCCGACTATGCCGCCAGCAAGGGCGCCATGATCTCGCTCGTGAAGTCGGTCGCGGTAGAGCTGGGGCCGCGCGACGTGGCCGTCAACTGCGTCGCGCCCGGCTGGATCGACACCGAGATGGTGGCGGGTGCGCTGGGCGCCGACCGCGAGCGGATCGAGGGCGCGATCCCGCTCCGCCGCGTCGCGTCTGCTGACGACGTGGCGGGGCCAATCGTCTTCCTCTGCTCGGCGCTGGCGCGGCACGTGACCGGCGAGGTGCTGAACGTGAACGGCGGGAGCGTGCTCTGTGGCTGA
- a CDS encoding ferritin-like domain-containing protein: protein MPTDLIECLQLWRAAEKEQALFYRALAAEAEERGNAALSERFNDLHADEQHHVSRLTARLLELGAAPGELAGIAPPPASFDVWEAAARDREQHEVGRYSAALEKGEPAMDETTAALVAEILDTERHHAQELGGKWTPA, encoded by the coding sequence ATGCCCACCGACCTGATCGAGTGCCTCCAGCTCTGGCGTGCCGCCGAGAAGGAGCAGGCGCTCTTCTACCGCGCCCTGGCCGCCGAGGCCGAGGAGCGCGGGAACGCCGCGCTGAGCGAGCGCTTCAACGACCTGCACGCCGACGAGCAGCATCACGTGTCGCGCCTCACCGCGCGCCTGCTGGAGCTGGGCGCCGCGCCGGGCGAGCTGGCCGGCATCGCCCCGCCGCCCGCTTCGTTCGACGTGTGGGAGGCCGCCGCCCGCGACCGCGAGCAGCACGAGGTGGGGCGCTATTCCGCGGCCCTCGAGAAGGGCGAGCCGGCGATGGACGAGACGACCGCCGCGCTCGTGGCCGAGATCCTGGACACGGAGCGCCACCACGCGCAGGAGCTGGGGGGGAAATGGACGCCGGCGTGA
- a CDS encoding LytTR family DNA-binding domain-containing protein, which produces MTAPLRVLVVDDEPLARTGVRELLSRDPELSVVAEAADGRQAVDAILSLRPDLVFLDVQMPEMDGFEVLREVGPERMPSVVFITAYDQFALRAFDVAAVDYLLKPFDDERFDVAVERAKEAVRTHAAGDLGRRLLGLLDSREAAGAHGTPGGYASRLLVKSAAKTLFLRVEEIDWIEADDYYAKLHVAGKTHLLRETMASLEARLDPDRFFRVHRSAIVNLDRVREMQPLFRGEHVLILQDGTRLKLTRGRLDKLESALAGR; this is translated from the coding sequence ATGACCGCGCCCCTCCGCGTGCTGGTGGTGGACGACGAGCCGCTCGCCCGCACCGGCGTCCGCGAGCTGCTGTCGCGCGATCCGGAGCTGTCCGTGGTCGCCGAGGCGGCGGATGGACGCCAGGCGGTAGATGCGATCCTCTCGCTGCGGCCGGACCTGGTGTTCCTGGACGTGCAGATGCCGGAGATGGACGGCTTCGAGGTGCTGCGCGAGGTGGGGCCCGAGCGGATGCCCAGCGTGGTCTTCATCACTGCGTACGACCAGTTCGCCCTCCGCGCCTTCGACGTGGCGGCGGTGGACTACCTGCTCAAGCCGTTCGACGACGAGCGGTTCGACGTCGCCGTGGAGCGCGCGAAGGAGGCCGTCCGCACACATGCTGCGGGCGACCTGGGGCGCCGCCTTCTCGGCCTGCTCGACTCGCGCGAGGCCGCGGGCGCGCACGGAACCCCGGGCGGATACGCATCGCGTCTGCTGGTGAAGAGCGCGGCGAAGACGCTCTTCCTGCGCGTGGAGGAGATCGACTGGATCGAGGCGGATGACTACTACGCCAAGCTTCACGTGGCCGGCAAGACGCACCTGCTGCGCGAGACGATGGCGTCGCTGGAGGCGCGGCTGGACCCCGACCGCTTCTTCCGCGTGCACCGCTCGGCCATCGTGAACCTGGACCGCGTCCGCGAGATGCAGCCGCTCTTCCGCGGCGAACACGTCCTTATCCTCCAGGACGGCACCCGCCTCAAGCTCACCCGCGGCCGCCTCGACAAGCTCGAATCCGCCCTCGCCGGCCGCTGA
- a CDS encoding histidine kinase has translation MDTAAELRPATPRSHLPLPVLFVVATVVGLVGAWQHVESMAQFGNPAPYAHGMAMRLPFWYVWALTIPFLQWFVRKVPIDRHRWVPGAALHLAVGVAVVLVNRHLVLAIQWFLPYRLFVMGNPFPQYFLQGASRGIATDLPLYVVLLGLAYLVEYYSRYRERELAASELRRQLVEAQLQALRMQLNPHFLFNAMNSIAMLVRGQRNPEAVRMLAGLSDLLRSVLEEKPPLEVPLRDELHFLERYLAIEQVRCADRLNVRMEVAPDLLDARVPNLILQPLVENAIKHGVARRSAATLVAIGAERRNGSMVLTVRDDGPGLEGEAPEGVGMRNTRARLAQMYAGEHHSLDLANAHGGGALATIELPYRRGGGDAERGRR, from the coding sequence ATGGACACCGCCGCCGAGCTCCGCCCCGCCACACCGCGCAGCCATCTGCCGCTGCCAGTTCTCTTCGTCGTCGCTACCGTCGTAGGCCTGGTGGGGGCGTGGCAGCATGTGGAGTCGATGGCGCAGTTCGGCAACCCGGCGCCGTACGCGCACGGCATGGCCATGCGGCTGCCGTTCTGGTACGTGTGGGCGCTCACCATCCCCTTCCTCCAGTGGTTCGTGCGGAAGGTGCCCATCGACCGGCACCGCTGGGTGCCCGGCGCGGCGCTGCACCTGGCGGTGGGGGTCGCGGTCGTGCTCGTCAACCGGCACCTGGTGCTGGCGATCCAGTGGTTCCTGCCATACCGCCTGTTCGTGATGGGCAACCCGTTCCCGCAGTACTTCCTGCAGGGCGCCTCGCGGGGGATCGCGACCGACCTTCCGCTCTACGTCGTCCTCCTCGGCCTGGCGTACCTGGTCGAGTACTACTCGCGTTATCGCGAGCGCGAGCTGGCCGCGTCCGAGCTTCGGCGGCAGCTGGTGGAGGCGCAGCTCCAGGCCCTGCGGATGCAGCTCAACCCGCACTTCCTCTTCAACGCCATGAACAGCATCGCCATGCTGGTGCGCGGGCAGAGGAATCCCGAGGCGGTGCGCATGCTGGCGGGCCTGAGCGACCTGCTGCGGAGCGTGCTGGAGGAGAAGCCGCCCCTGGAGGTGCCGCTGCGCGACGAGCTCCACTTCCTGGAGCGCTACCTCGCCATCGAGCAGGTGCGCTGCGCGGACCGGCTGAACGTGCGGATGGAGGTCGCGCCGGACCTGCTGGACGCGCGCGTGCCCAACCTCATCCTCCAGCCGCTGGTGGAGAACGCGATCAAGCACGGTGTCGCCCGGCGCAGCGCGGCCACGCTGGTCGCAATCGGCGCGGAGCGGCGCAACGGCAGCATGGTGCTCACCGTACGCGACGACGGGCCGGGGCTGGAGGGCGAGGCGCCCGAGGGAGTGGGGATGCGGAACACGCGCGCCCGCCTGGCGCAGATGTACGCCGGCGAGCACCACAGCCTGGATCTGGCGAACGCGCACGGCGGCGGCGCCCTCGCCACCATCGAGCTGCCGTACCGCCGCGGCGGCGGCGACGCCGAGCGGGGCCGCCGATGA